In Chloroflexota bacterium, a single genomic region encodes these proteins:
- a CDS encoding sensor domain-containing protein, producing MSVSKKRGFFGVVAEPRSYLNIVYLLLAFPLGTFYFVFLVTGLSLGFGLIITLVGIPILLLVLSGSWVLCRFERQVAITLLDEDIPLSVSRPASGGLWSRVKALLKDRVTWTGVIYLFLKFPLGIVTFTIAVTLIAVTVGLLAAPTYMWTSDPLVWGSCSFDPFPWSWILTIIGIPLAFISLHILNATAVVFGRMTRVMLGKLQ from the coding sequence ATGAGTGTATCAAAAAAGCGAGGATTCTTTGGTGTTGTCGCTGAGCCGCGGAGCTACCTCAACATTGTCTATCTGCTTTTGGCCTTCCCGCTTGGTACATTTTATTTCGTATTCCTGGTCACGGGCCTTTCGTTAGGCTTCGGACTGATCATCACACTAGTTGGTATCCCTATCTTGTTACTGGTGCTCAGCGGGTCGTGGGTACTATGCAGGTTCGAGCGGCAGGTTGCTATCACTCTCTTGGATGAAGATATCCCTTTGTCGGTCAGTCGTCCAGCATCAGGAGGATTATGGTCTCGAGTCAAGGCACTCCTCAAGGACAGAGTGACTTGGACCGGCGTGATCTACCTGTTTCTGAAGTTCCCGTTGGGCATTGTGACGTTTACCATTGCGGTAACGCTGATCGCTGTCACCGTTGGCCTACTGGCTGCACCCACTTACATGTGGACTAGTGATCCGCTTGTATGGGGCAGTTGTAGCTTTGACCCGTTCCCTTGGTCATGGATCCTCACCATCATCGGTATCCCTCTGGCGTTCATCTCTCTGCACATACTGAACGCAACAGCCGTCGTGTTTGGTCGGATGACGCGAGTGATGCTGGGGAAGCTGCAATAA
- a CDS encoding aldo/keto reductase — MNYRQLGKTGLTVSEIGFGCGNVGGLMIRGNHDEQVEAVKHALELGINYFDTAPVYGDGQSETNLGKVLDELNPKIILATKIRIGRDDLQDIKSAVQRSLETSLKRLKRDSVDILQLHTPISADQETTVTRDSIELSSVLGKCGVANAFDAVRSQGMVRFIGFTGLGDAEALHKVARSGCFDLMQVYYNLLNPSAGWKVPPYFSGYNFQQLIDIAASQGMAVAIIRVMAGGALGGTIARTGYASPRVGETIVPGGEYKADEVRSSKLGFLLSGDVDNLPQAAICFALMKPSVSTVLVGFSSREQIDKAAACSGKAPLPSIAVEQLQRLWSTNFETRPA, encoded by the coding sequence ATGAATTACCGCCAACTGGGTAAAACAGGACTTACGGTCTCGGAAATCGGCTTCGGCTGCGGCAATGTCGGCGGGTTGATGATTCGCGGAAACCATGATGAACAGGTGGAAGCGGTGAAGCACGCCTTGGAGCTGGGCATCAATTACTTTGACACCGCCCCAGTTTACGGAGACGGGCAGTCGGAAACCAACCTTGGCAAAGTCCTGGACGAGCTGAATCCGAAGATTATACTAGCCACCAAAATACGCATCGGCAGGGATGATCTCCAAGACATAAAGAGTGCGGTACAGCGCTCTCTGGAAACTAGTCTGAAACGATTGAAGCGCGACTCCGTGGACATTCTGCAACTGCACACCCCTATCTCGGCTGATCAGGAGACCACCGTTACCCGGGACAGTATTGAACTTAGTTCCGTATTGGGTAAATGTGGTGTCGCCAATGCCTTTGATGCCGTCCGCTCCCAGGGGATGGTGCGGTTTATAGGCTTTACTGGACTCGGTGATGCCGAAGCCCTACATAAAGTCGCCAGAAGCGGGTGCTTTGACCTGATGCAGGTTTATTACAACCTGCTTAATCCCAGCGCTGGCTGGAAAGTACCGCCATATTTTTCTGGGTATAATTTTCAACAACTCATTGACATCGCAGCCAGTCAGGGCATGGCAGTAGCTATCATACGGGTAATGGCAGGAGGTGCTCTAGGCGGAACCATCGCCCGTACCGGCTATGCTTCTCCTAGAGTCGGCGAAACGATAGTCCCCGGCGGCGAGTATAAGGCTGATGAAGTCAGGTCTAGCAAACTCGGCTTTCTACTGTCTGGAGATGTTGATAACCTTCCCCAAGCGGCAATATGCTTCGCCCTGATGAAACCCAGTGTATCTACCGTGCTGGTGGGATTTTCCAGCCGGGAACAGATAGATAAAGCTGCAGCTTGCTCCGGGAAAGCGCCTTTACCGAGTATTGCCGTGGAGCAACTACAACGGCTCTGGTCTACCAATTTTGAGACAAGGCCTGCCTAA
- a CDS encoding NAD(P)-dependent alcohol dehydrogenase, protein MKAIVYTKYGPPNVLHLEEVEKPEPKDNEVLIKIHATIVTAEDPRMRSFTFPPLLWLPTRIALGIRGPKNPILGDEFAGEIEAVGKDVTLFKEGDQVYGVTGMSLGAYAEYKCMPEEKVLAIKPANMTYEEAAAVPAGALTALIFLRDKGNIQSGQKVLIYGASGNVGTFAVQLARYFGAEVTGVCSTTNLEMVKSLGADKVIDYTKEDFTKSGQTYDIIFDAVGKSSFSRCKSSLKKKGFYLSTVPGLAIILQMLWTSMVGSKKAMFAATSFNYSTEDLIFLKELFEAGKIKPVIDRCYPLSEVPEAFRYFGEGHAKGNVVITV, encoded by the coding sequence ATGAAAGCAATTGTATACACAAAATACGGACCACCGAATGTTCTTCATCTCGAAGAGGTAGAAAAACCTGAGCCAAAGGACAATGAAGTACTTATAAAGATTCACGCGACAATAGTAACAGCAGAGGACCCGAGAATGCGAAGTTTCACATTCCCTCCCTTGCTCTGGCTCCCCACGCGAATAGCATTAGGTATCAGAGGACCAAAAAACCCTATACTAGGAGACGAGTTTGCCGGAGAGATTGAAGCAGTAGGCAAAGATGTCACATTATTTAAAGAAGGTGACCAGGTTTATGGAGTAACCGGGATGAGTTTAGGTGCTTATGCCGAGTACAAATGTATGCCTGAAGAAAAGGTGCTGGCAATAAAACCGGCCAATATGACCTATGAGGAAGCTGCCGCCGTTCCTGCCGGGGCATTAACCGCATTGATTTTCCTTAGAGATAAGGGAAATATTCAGAGCGGACAAAAAGTCCTTATCTATGGAGCTTCTGGAAATGTAGGTACTTTTGCGGTACAGCTTGCCAGGTACTTTGGGGCGGAAGTTACCGGGGTATGCAGTACCACGAATTTAGAAATGGTGAAATCTCTTGGTGCCGATAAGGTAATTGATTACACTAAAGAGGATTTTACCAAAAGCGGCCAGACCTATGACATTATTTTCGACGCGGTAGGCAAGAGTTCATTTTCACGTTGTAAAAGCTCGCTAAAGAAAAAAGGATTCTATCTTTCAACTGTCCCTGGGCTGGCAATTATTCTTCAAATGTTATGGACGTCAATGGTAGGCAGTAAAAAAGCAATGTTTGCGGCCACAAGCTTCAACTATAGTACTGAAGATTTAATTTTCCTCAAAGAGCTTTTTGAGGCGGGAAAGATAAAGCCGGTTATTGATAGATGTTACCCGTTAAGTGAGGTTCCTGAAGCTTTCCGGTATTTTGGAGAAGGACACGCCAAAGGAAATGTAGTCATAACTGTGTAA
- a CDS encoding tetratricopeptide repeat protein → MTNRRHVILLLVFILLVSGILAGCGDSDTAQQHIEQSQNLNKEGYYNKAIEEATKAIELAPELAEAYNSRAWAYGQRGQWDLTIADANKAIQLDDELAMAYINRGWAYSNKKRWDLAIADYSRAIDLDPNNTLLYADRAMAYRGKGEKAEAIADFEKFITLTDNPQWIEYARQQIEELSK, encoded by the coding sequence ATGACCAATCGAAGACATGTTATTCTTCTGCTTGTATTTATCTTGCTAGTTAGTGGTATCCTTGCTGGCTGCGGAGACTCGGACACAGCTCAGCAGCATATCGAACAGAGCCAGAACCTGAACAAAGAGGGGTACTATAATAAGGCAATAGAAGAAGCAACCAAAGCTATCGAGCTTGCCCCTGAGTTAGCTGAAGCCTATAACAGTCGAGCCTGGGCTTATGGCCAAAGGGGACAGTGGGACCTGACTATCGCTGACGCTAACAAGGCCATCCAGCTCGACGACGAATTGGCCATGGCCTATATCAATCGCGGCTGGGCTTATTCTAACAAGAAGAGATGGGACTTGGCCATTGCTGACTACAGCAGGGCCATCGACCTTGATCCAAATAATACTCTTTTGTATGCCGATAGAGCTATGGCCTACAGAGGAAAAGGCGAAAAAGCCGAGGCTATAGCTGATTTTGAGAAGTTCATCACTCTCACTGACAATCCTCAGTGGATTGAATATGCAAGGCAACAGATTGAAGAGCTCTCCAAATGA
- a CDS encoding GNAT family N-acetyltransferase, giving the protein MEQIRIEEIRKEELPQASDVLGKAFATQPSSPAIYRDKSDIARRMQIVFGAMLEHLPGQVFVAKQDGRIVGAMRIVEWPHCQMSPFQGLRMLPTMMKAGGGFSTLQRVLKFRGRWAKYDPKKPHWHLDPIGITPDLQGQGIGSQMTEYYCNHVDGLGMAAYHETDRPENVKFYERFGFKIIGEELIMNFPNWYMWRSPNGGV; this is encoded by the coding sequence ATGGAACAAATCCGTATTGAAGAAATTCGAAAAGAAGAACTTCCTCAGGCAAGTGATGTGCTGGGTAAAGCCTTTGCTACTCAGCCCAGCTCTCCTGCCATATATCGAGATAAGTCAGATATAGCACGCCGCATGCAAATCGTCTTCGGGGCTATGCTAGAACACCTGCCCGGCCAGGTATTTGTCGCCAAGCAAGACGGTAGGATTGTTGGCGCAATGCGAATTGTAGAATGGCCGCATTGTCAGATGTCACCATTTCAGGGTTTAAGAATGCTTCCCACCATGATGAAAGCTGGAGGAGGATTCAGCACACTTCAACGAGTTCTAAAGTTCCGCGGCAGGTGGGCAAAATACGACCCGAAGAAACCACATTGGCATCTTGATCCAATAGGTATCACGCCTGATCTACAGGGGCAGGGCATTGGCAGCCAGATGACGGAGTACTACTGTAATCATGTTGATGGGCTCGGAATGGCGGCATATCACGAGACAGATAGGCCGGAGAATGTTAAATTCTACGAGCGATTCGGGTTTAAGATTATTGGTGAAGAATTAATAATGAATTTCCCTAACTGGTATATGTGGCGTTCCCCAAATGGAGGAGTCTAG
- a CDS encoding methylenetetrahydrofolate reductase, giving the protein MSRFRDALNSGKFVITSEVAPPKGTNIDKMLHHIELLKDKVDAINVTDHQSSVMRFPSLGGCLAIKEQGGEPILQMTCRDRNRLALQAELLLAHTRGINNVLCLTGDAVPVGDHKEAKGVFDLDSVQLLSAIRSMESGQDMGGNSLDGSVEFCAGAIVTPEAQPIEPQLIKFEKKVEAGAEFFQTQAIYDLENFSQFMHCARQFPVKILAGIVLLSSARMAKYMNENVPGIFVPQDLIDELAGVAKEEMLAKGIEIAGRMIATLKRDAICDGVHIMAIAKEEVVPDILAAAGL; this is encoded by the coding sequence GTGTCGCGCTTCCGAGATGCCCTGAACTCCGGCAAGTTCGTAATTACCAGTGAGGTAGCACCGCCGAAGGGAACCAACATTGATAAAATGCTGCATCATATTGAGCTTCTCAAGGACAAGGTGGATGCAATCAATGTCACTGACCATCAGAGCTCGGTCATGCGTTTCCCTTCCCTTGGCGGCTGCCTCGCCATTAAAGAGCAAGGTGGTGAGCCTATCTTACAGATGACCTGCCGCGACCGTAATCGCCTGGCTCTCCAGGCTGAACTCCTGCTGGCACATACGCGGGGAATCAACAATGTTCTTTGCCTTACCGGCGACGCCGTTCCTGTAGGTGACCACAAGGAAGCCAAAGGCGTCTTCGATTTGGATTCGGTACAATTATTGAGTGCAATCCGTTCCATGGAATCGGGACAGGATATGGGAGGTAATAGCCTTGATGGGTCAGTGGAATTTTGCGCTGGTGCCATCGTCACTCCGGAAGCGCAGCCCATTGAGCCCCAGCTCATCAAGTTTGAAAAAAAGGTTGAGGCGGGTGCCGAGTTCTTTCAAACCCAGGCCATCTATGACCTGGAGAACTTCAGCCAGTTTATGCATTGCGCACGACAGTTCCCGGTAAAAATTCTGGCCGGCATCGTTCTATTGTCATCCGCCAGAATGGCAAAGTACATGAACGAAAACGTTCCCGGTATCTTCGTGCCTCAAGACCTGATTGATGAATTAGCCGGTGTTGCCAAGGAGGAGATGTTGGCCAAAGGTATAGAGATTGCCGGGCGTATGATAGCCACGTTGAAGAGGGATGCCATCTGCGATGGTGTCCATATTATGGCTATTGCCAAAGAGGAAGTAGTACCCGATATTCTTGCTGCTGCGGGACTCTAA
- a CDS encoding methylenetetrahydrofolate reductase C-terminal domain-containing protein, which translates to MKSITRQKSLEEIAEQLANLDHVFIVGCGTCTTMTKTGGIDQVVEMKDRLLEIDKRVSGWTVIPIACDEMTEAAMKENSRAIENANCVLVMTCALGVHRISTYIDRPVVPALDTLFIAVEETPGYFREVCAQCGQCILGETAGICPITNCHKGLVNGPCGGTNNGKCEVDKEKDCAWTLIYEGLKAQGRLDLMRKYYPPRNHHVVLRPRTIKIE; encoded by the coding sequence ATGAAATCAATAACCCGACAGAAATCGCTGGAGGAAATAGCAGAGCAACTGGCTAATCTTGACCACGTGTTCATCGTCGGTTGTGGTACCTGCACCACCATGACCAAAACCGGCGGGATTGACCAGGTCGTTGAGATGAAGGACCGCCTTCTGGAGATAGATAAACGGGTTAGTGGCTGGACCGTTATTCCAATCGCCTGTGACGAGATGACCGAGGCAGCCATGAAGGAAAACAGTCGCGCCATCGAAAATGCAAACTGCGTTCTGGTAATGACCTGTGCCTTGGGGGTACATCGGATAAGTACGTATATTGACCGGCCTGTGGTCCCAGCACTGGATACCCTGTTCATAGCCGTAGAAGAGACTCCAGGATATTTCCGCGAGGTGTGCGCCCAGTGTGGTCAATGCATCCTTGGCGAAACTGCCGGCATTTGCCCGATTACCAATTGTCACAAGGGACTGGTAAATGGGCCGTGTGGCGGCACTAATAACGGCAAGTGTGAGGTCGATAAAGAAAAAGATTGTGCCTGGACGCTTATCTACGAGGGGCTGAAAGCGCAGGGGCGACTTGATTTAATGCGGAAGTACTACCCTCCCAGGAACCATCACGTAGTGCTGAGGCCAAGAACGATAAAAATAGAGTGA
- the nuoF gene encoding NADH-quinone oxidoreductase subunit NuoF, with translation MPQHRTIYVCRGTGCVSGGGDAVFDALSAEVLGQGVKNVAVDFTGCHGFCQQGPNVIVEPEGIFYTHVAPEDAAEIVTSHLKNGRPVERLFYHDPITDRAVPHYSDINFYQKQERVILRNCGHINPEKIDDYVERGGYQAIRKVLLHMTPEQVIEEVNKSGLRGRGGAGFPTGRKWEFCRNATGSQKYVICNADEGDPGAFMDRSILEADPHAVIEGLTIAAYAVGAAEGYIYVRAEYPLAVSRLHTALNQARERGFLGNNILDSNFNFTVHLKEGAGAFVCGEETALIASIESLRGMPRPRPPFPAQSGLDGKPTIINNVKTLASVPVIIERGADWFANIGTEKSKGTVVFALTGKIANSGLVEVPMGTPLSRIIYEVGGGIPRDKRLKAVQTGGPSGGCIPARFIDLPVDYESLKGLGSIMGSGGMVVMDETTCMVEIARYFLSFTQDESCGKCTPCRLGTKQMLEILTRITEGKGREEDIDTLLTIAATVKECSLCGLGQTSPNPVLTTIKYFRDEYEAHIKEKKCPAAVCDALMISPCQHTCPVGINVPKYVAHIAAGEYREATDTIRERNPFPAICGRICHHPCEARCRRGELDEPVAIRELKRFAADWYFEHITEDPEPFPQTKSRRVAVVGAGPTGLSCAYFLAQMGYPATVFEALPIGGGMLSVAIPEFRLPHKMIQKEINFIAKKGVEIRYNTPINVNFTVEDLRKDGYDAVFIASGAQRSQRVGIPGELEDTAGFYYGLRFLRDIKLGRQVNVGHRVAVIGGGNVALDTARSALRLGADEVNIFYRRSREEMPVTEVEYDQAIAEGINVNFLVSPTRIESENWQVTGLQCIRMSLGEPDESGRRRPIPITGSEFFVPADTVIAAVGQAPDLSFLPADSALERTRWETLVVDSNSLATNVSGIFAGGDFVTGPAMIIDAIAAGRRGAIAIDKYLKGDVSKVQMYDLKTKIVGELAKQEIEESWEEQPRVSTPTLPVRKRKASFDEVELVLSVKRAGQEAKRCLRCDLEE, from the coding sequence ATGCCACAGCATCGCACCATTTATGTCTGCCGAGGCACCGGATGCGTCTCCGGTGGAGGTGATGCCGTATTTGATGCGCTCAGTGCCGAAGTGCTCGGCCAGGGAGTGAAGAATGTTGCTGTGGACTTTACCGGTTGCCATGGTTTTTGTCAGCAGGGACCAAATGTCATCGTCGAGCCAGAGGGCATTTTTTATACCCACGTAGCGCCGGAGGATGCTGCTGAGATAGTGACTTCGCACCTCAAGAATGGGAGGCCGGTGGAGCGACTCTTCTATCACGACCCGATAACCGACAGGGCGGTACCGCACTACTCCGATATCAACTTTTATCAGAAACAGGAGCGCGTTATTCTGCGTAACTGCGGGCATATCAACCCTGAAAAAATCGATGATTACGTTGAACGAGGCGGCTACCAGGCCATACGTAAAGTTCTGTTGCATATGACGCCGGAACAGGTGATTGAGGAAGTCAATAAGTCTGGACTTCGGGGTCGCGGCGGTGCCGGATTTCCCACCGGGCGCAAATGGGAATTCTGCCGCAATGCCACCGGTTCACAAAAATACGTTATCTGCAACGCCGATGAAGGCGACCCCGGCGCGTTTATGGACCGCTCTATACTGGAGGCAGACCCCCATGCCGTTATCGAAGGCCTGACCATCGCCGCTTACGCTGTCGGTGCGGCCGAGGGCTATATTTATGTCCGTGCCGAGTATCCTCTCGCCGTATCCCGACTTCATACCGCCCTCAATCAAGCCCGGGAAAGGGGATTTCTGGGAAATAATATATTGGATTCCAACTTCAACTTCACCGTACACCTCAAGGAAGGCGCTGGCGCCTTTGTCTGCGGAGAGGAGACGGCGCTGATTGCTTCCATCGAGAGCCTCCGTGGTATGCCCCGTCCTCGCCCGCCATTCCCCGCCCAGTCGGGTCTGGATGGTAAACCCACCATTATCAACAATGTCAAAACGCTGGCTTCCGTCCCGGTCATCATTGAGCGGGGCGCTGACTGGTTTGCAAACATAGGCACGGAGAAAAGCAAGGGCACGGTGGTATTTGCCCTTACCGGCAAGATTGCCAATAGCGGTCTGGTCGAGGTACCCATGGGCACCCCGCTGTCTCGTATTATCTATGAGGTTGGTGGCGGTATTCCTCGAGATAAGCGTCTCAAAGCGGTGCAGACGGGTGGCCCGTCTGGAGGTTGCATTCCCGCCCGTTTCATTGACCTGCCTGTGGATTACGAGTCGTTAAAAGGCCTGGGCTCAATAATGGGTTCGGGCGGTATGGTGGTGATGGATGAGACCACCTGTATGGTCGAGATAGCAAGGTACTTCCTCAGTTTCACCCAGGACGAGTCCTGTGGTAAATGTACGCCCTGCCGTCTGGGAACCAAGCAGATGCTGGAAATCCTGACCCGAATCACGGAAGGAAAAGGACGCGAAGAGGACATTGACACATTGCTTACGATTGCCGCCACGGTCAAAGAGTGCTCATTATGTGGCCTCGGTCAGACTTCACCTAATCCGGTGTTAACCACCATCAAATATTTCCGGGACGAATACGAGGCTCATATAAAAGAGAAGAAGTGCCCGGCCGCTGTCTGCGACGCCCTGATGATTTCGCCGTGCCAGCACACCTGTCCGGTAGGCATAAATGTTCCAAAATACGTTGCCCATATTGCCGCCGGCGAATACCGGGAGGCAACTGATACCATTAGAGAGCGAAATCCTTTTCCCGCCATTTGCGGCCGTATCTGCCATCATCCCTGCGAAGCCAGGTGCCGGCGTGGCGAACTGGATGAGCCGGTAGCCATAAGAGAGCTCAAGCGTTTTGCCGCTGACTGGTATTTCGAGCACATAACTGAAGACCCGGAACCATTTCCGCAGACCAAAAGCCGGCGGGTCGCCGTGGTTGGGGCTGGACCCACCGGTCTATCCTGTGCCTATTTTCTGGCGCAGATGGGCTATCCGGCAACCGTTTTTGAAGCCCTCCCCATAGGCGGCGGCATGCTGTCGGTAGCGATACCTGAATTCAGATTGCCGCATAAAATGATTCAAAAGGAAATCAATTTCATTGCCAAGAAAGGGGTGGAGATAAGATACAATACCCCCATAAACGTAAACTTCACGGTAGAAGACCTCAGAAAAGACGGTTATGATGCTGTCTTCATTGCATCTGGTGCCCAGAGAAGTCAGCGTGTCGGCATTCCTGGCGAGCTGGAAGATACCGCCGGCTTCTATTACGGGCTTCGATTCCTGAGAGATATCAAACTGGGCAGACAGGTCAATGTTGGCCATCGGGTGGCGGTTATCGGTGGTGGTAACGTAGCCCTGGATACGGCTCGCTCGGCACTCCGTCTTGGCGCCGATGAGGTCAATATCTTTTACCGTCGGTCACGTGAGGAAATGCCGGTGACCGAGGTGGAGTATGACCAGGCCATCGCCGAAGGTATAAACGTCAACTTTCTGGTCAGTCCGACCAGAATCGAAAGCGAGAACTGGCAGGTGACCGGTCTGCAATGTATCCGGATGAGCCTCGGTGAGCCCGACGAGAGCGGACGCCGGCGGCCGATTCCCATCACCGGCTCCGAGTTCTTTGTACCGGCGGATACCGTGATTGCCGCTGTTGGCCAGGCCCCTGATTTATCTTTTCTGCCCGCCGATAGCGCCTTGGAACGTACCCGCTGGGAGACCTTGGTTGTTGATAGCAATTCCCTGGCGACAAATGTCAGCGGCATCTTTGCCGGTGGCGATTTTGTTACCGGTCCGGCCATGATAATAGATGCCATTGCCGCTGGGCGAAGAGGGGCCATTGCTATTGACAAGTACTTGAAAGGCGATGTCTCCAAAGTCCAGATGTATGACCTCAAGACGAAAATTGTCGGTGAGTTAGCTAAACAGGAAATTGAGGAATCCTGGGAAGAACAGCCAAGGGTATCCACGCCGACACTTCCGGTCCGGAAAAGAAAGGCGAGCTTTGATGAAGTTGAACTTGTCTTATCGGTGAAAAGAGCCGGGCAGGAGGCTAAACGCTGTCTGAGATGTGACTTAGAGGAGTAA
- the nuoE gene encoding NADH-quinone oxidoreductase subunit NuoE: MAEAKKITKADLKRIDNSVADYREQRWSLIPLLHEIQGTLGYIPPEAIPRIAKGLGLFPSQVQGVITFYTQFYTEPRGKNIVRVCRGTACHVRGGKTILKLVKQQLGVEEGETTPDMEYTLETVACIGVCALAPNIVVNQATHGLMNPKKVAYLFSRKEET, from the coding sequence ATGGCTGAGGCAAAGAAAATTACGAAAGCTGACCTGAAGCGAATAGACAATAGCGTAGCGGATTACCGAGAGCAGAGATGGTCGCTAATACCGTTGTTGCATGAAATTCAAGGCACACTGGGCTACATTCCTCCAGAGGCGATACCACGCATCGCCAAAGGTCTGGGTCTGTTTCCCAGTCAGGTGCAAGGGGTGATTACCTTTTATACCCAGTTTTATACCGAACCCCGAGGTAAAAACATCGTAAGGGTATGCCGTGGCACCGCCTGTCACGTGCGAGGTGGTAAAACAATACTAAAGTTAGTTAAGCAGCAACTCGGCGTTGAAGAAGGAGAAACGACGCCGGATATGGAATATACGCTGGAGACCGTCGCCTGCATCGGCGTATGTGCGCTGGCACCGAACATTGTTGTGAACCAGGCTACGCACGGTCTAATGAACCCCAAGAAAGTGGCCTATTTATTCAGCAGGAAGGAAGAGACCTAA